The uncultured Methanobrevibacter sp. genome segment CATTTTGCAAATATGTATGTCCGATTACAGTATTTTTAAAGATGTCAAGTTATTTCTCACTTTTGAGGGTGAAAGTCAACAGGGATAAATGCAATGAATGCGGCAAATGCATGAAAAGATGTCCGATGGATGTTGAAATTTTAAACAATTCCAGAAAGAGAAAAAACGGAACAGAATGTATATTGTGTCTCAATTGCGTTATGGATTGTCCGAAAAAGGCAATAAGTATATGATAATTAAAAAATAATGGATGATTATCGATAACATTATTAATTTCATTTTATATACTGATTAATATCGGAATTCATGTTTTCCAAGGTGCACTGTATGTTGGATGATTTTTTCAAATTTAAGGAAAATGGGGCTGATTATAGAACTGAAATAATTGCAGGCATCACCACATTTCTTGCAATGGCTTATATTTTAGGTGTAAATCCGTCGATGCTGGCTGAAGGTGGAATGCCTGCCAATGCAGTATTTTTTTCAACAGCAATTGCATCAGGTCTCGCATGTATAGTTATGGGATTGGTTGCCAAATTCCCTGTTGGATTGGCTCCTGGTATGGGGCTGAATGCCCTTTTCACATATACAATCATATTGGAAATGGGAAACTCCTGGGAAACTGCACTTGCAGCAGTATTTATTTCATCCATAATATTTTTTATCATTACCATCTCAGGTTTAAGGGAAGCTATTTTAAATCTTATTCCTGCAGATTTGAAAATAGGTATAGGTGCAGGTATCGGATTTTTCCTGGCATTTCTTGGATTTAAAGGTGCGGGAATTATTGTAAATGACCAGTCAACTTATGTTACAATGGGTAATCTGCTTGCACCTTCTGTAATTTTGGCTTTGATTGGCATTTTAATAACATTGGTTTTCTATATTCGAAAGGTGCCAGCAGCAGTATTTTTCGGTATGATAATCACTGCAGCAATAGGCATTGTATTCAGTTTTTTAGGATTCGGAACTGGAAATCCGTTAATGCCGTCAATTCCTGCACAATTCATATCTGTCAATTTTGATTTTAGTCTCTTTGGAGGATTTTTGCGAGGATTCGCACAGCTTTTCTCAAATATTCCTAACCTGTTTATGATGGTGTTTTCGCTTCTTTTTGTTACATTCTTTGATGCTACCGGAACTTTAATGTCATTAGGTAAACAATGCGGGTTCATTGATGAAAAAGGTCAATCGATGGGAATTGAAAAGGCATTTTTAAGTGATGCTATAGGTGGAATAATAGGTTCTGTATGTGGTACAAGTACAGTAACTGCTTTTGTTGAAAGTGCAACAGGTGTGGGCATGGGTGCAAAGACAGGTTTGGCATCTGTTGTAACTGGTATCTTAT includes the following:
- a CDS encoding NCS2 family permease, yielding MLDDFFKFKENGADYRTEIIAGITTFLAMAYILGVNPSMLAEGGMPANAVFFSTAIASGLACIVMGLVAKFPVGLAPGMGLNALFTYTIILEMGNSWETALAAVFISSIIFFIITISGLREAILNLIPADLKIGIGAGIGFFLAFLGFKGAGIIVNDQSTYVTMGNLLAPSVILALIGILITLVFYIRKVPAAVFFGMIITAAIGIVFSFLGFGTGNPLMPSIPAQFISVNFDFSLFGGFLRGFAQLFSNIPNLFMMVFSLLFVTFFDATGTLMSLGKQCGFIDEKGQSMGIEKAFLSDAIGGIIGSVCGTSTVTAFVESATGVGMGAKTGLASVVTGILFLLSIFVAPLILALFTPSVTAAALVIVGFLMMAQLGSVDWANSVISASVFMTIIMMILSYSISIGIAWGFIAYFVGSLAEGKFKEMGWGMYALMIVFLVYLFFGL